One Phycisphaerales bacterium genomic window carries:
- a CDS encoding magnesium chelatase domain-containing protein has translation MLSRIQSYLLQGIDALPCEVEVNCDQEASNENGDSVFVTVGLPDAGVKESHERVRAALKNAGYRYPSGKTLINLAPADVRKEGPVYDLPIAVGMMVAMGIVRPRGVAPIPPRQGLKGPAATTTLEPEGLDYRKLLFAGELALDGRLRPVKGAIALAALAKSKGATGVIIPAHNAAEAAVVPGIEVYGVHTLTEVVGLLNGDLEPSPVPTPDIVSLLTNAAAPIDFAEVRGQEAVKRAIVIAAAGGHNLLGLWASDRHRNALVVGNGDRPSLKGRAYAVHDFPKVL, from the coding sequence ATGCTCTCCAGAATCCAGTCCTACCTGCTGCAAGGCATCGACGCCCTCCCCTGCGAGGTCGAGGTCAACTGCGATCAGGAGGCCAGCAACGAGAACGGCGACTCGGTCTTCGTCACCGTCGGCCTGCCCGACGCGGGCGTGAAGGAGTCGCACGAGCGGGTCCGCGCCGCCCTCAAGAACGCGGGCTACCGCTACCCCAGCGGCAAGACGCTCATCAACCTCGCCCCCGCCGACGTCCGCAAGGAGGGGCCCGTCTACGACCTGCCCATCGCCGTGGGCATGATGGTCGCCATGGGCATCGTGCGCCCGCGCGGCGTCGCCCCCATCCCCCCCCGCCAGGGTCTGAAGGGCCCCGCCGCCACCACCACGCTGGAGCCCGAGGGGCTGGACTACCGCAAGCTGCTGTTCGCGGGCGAGCTCGCCCTCGACGGCCGCCTGCGGCCGGTCAAAGGCGCGATCGCGCTCGCGGCCCTGGCCAAGAGCAAGGGCGCCACCGGCGTGATCATCCCCGCCCACAACGCCGCCGAGGCCGCGGTCGTCCCGGGCATCGAGGTCTACGGCGTGCACACGCTCACCGAGGTCGTGGGCCTGCTCAACGGCGACCTCGAGCCTTCGCCCGTGCCCACGCCCGACATCGTGTCGCTGCTCACGAACGCCGCGGCCCCGATCGACTTCGCGGAGGTCCGCGGGCAGGAGGCGGTGAAGCGGGCCATCGTGATCGCCGCCGCGGGCGGGCACAACCTGCTGGGATTGTGGGCAAGTGACCGTCACCGTAACGCCTTAGTAGTAGGAAACGGCGATCGCCCCAGTCTCAAGGGCAGGGCATATGCTGTTCACGACTTTCCCAAGGTTCTCTAG
- a CDS encoding GNAT family N-acetyltransferase, translating to MPPTAPAGVLVRPFTEHDVAPANALTNHYIQHTAIHFATQPATDAEFRDGWLSTREKFPWFAAEVAGKFAGYAKAYTWRTRAAYDRTAEVGLYVHPDFHRRGVGRALYAALINDCKARRLHTLVAGIALPNEGSVKLHEACGFTHTGTFREVGRKFDQWHDVGFWQLML from the coding sequence ATGCCTCCAACCGCTCCCGCCGGTGTCCTCGTCCGCCCCTTCACCGAGCACGACGTCGCCCCCGCCAACGCCCTCACCAACCACTACATCCAGCACACCGCCATCCACTTCGCCACTCAGCCCGCCACCGACGCCGAGTTCCGCGATGGGTGGCTCTCGACGCGCGAGAAGTTCCCCTGGTTCGCCGCCGAGGTCGCGGGCAAGTTCGCCGGCTACGCCAAGGCGTACACCTGGCGCACCCGCGCGGCCTACGACCGCACGGCCGAGGTCGGCCTGTACGTCCACCCCGACTTCCACAGGAGGGGCGTCGGGCGCGCCCTCTACGCCGCCCTCATCAACGACTGCAAAGCCCGCCGCCTGCACACCCTTGTCGCCGGCATCGCCCTGCCCAACGAGGGCTCGGTCAAGCTCCACGAGGCCTGCGGCTTCACCCACACGGGGACCTTCCGCGAGGTCGGCCGCAAGTTCGACCAGTGGCACGACGTGGGCTTCTGGCAGCTGATGCTCTAA
- a CDS encoding aldehyde dehydrogenase family protein encodes MSDQAPRDIGRTIHAAAVARLYWQQRGTRARAMRAVAAALESSRADVLSVASGETGLTGEELRAEFERMVRTISMFADLVEEGSWVRAAVDRPVAPPRTPIGPNHDLRSMLMPLGPVVAVFGASNFPLAYGVCGGDTASAWAAGCSVVVKEHPGHPRTGRLLAKLAREAVWSAKVNLDVLCYLEDDGGAGHAVAEALVTHPLVCAVGFTGSIPGGLAIEKLASGRETPIPVYAEMSSVNPVIITRAALEQRGPEIARELAASMLARYGQQCTCPGVYLVDDDGPAGKAFKRELGALVRAAAPRTMLTGRVREEFERRVREVSAVPGVSVLAAAQGGAADTQRPTVFIADAAALRSNDTLIPELFGPAGVLTTAHVLSATPMEIVEHLRGQLTATIYCGPSDQEFPELGELVSQLTGCVGRLIFNGPPTGVRVCTAMVHAGPFPATNRPHTAVGPLAIERWCRRVCYQNAPAEFLPDELKDSNPLGIGRFEDGVWVGGRSTAAAGS; translated from the coding sequence ATGTCCGACCAGGCCCCGCGCGACATCGGCAGAACCATCCACGCCGCCGCGGTGGCGAGGCTCTACTGGCAGCAGCGGGGGACGCGGGCGCGGGCCATGCGTGCCGTCGCAGCAGCGTTGGAATCATCGCGTGCGGACGTCCTGTCGGTCGCATCCGGGGAGACCGGCCTCACCGGCGAGGAGCTGCGCGCCGAGTTCGAGCGCATGGTCCGCACCATCTCGATGTTCGCGGATCTGGTCGAGGAGGGCTCATGGGTGCGGGCCGCGGTGGACCGCCCGGTCGCGCCGCCGCGCACCCCGATCGGGCCCAACCACGACCTGCGCTCCATGCTCATGCCGCTGGGCCCCGTGGTCGCGGTTTTCGGGGCGAGCAACTTCCCGCTCGCCTATGGCGTGTGCGGGGGCGACACGGCTAGCGCCTGGGCCGCGGGCTGCTCGGTGGTGGTGAAGGAGCACCCCGGTCATCCCAGGACGGGGCGTCTGCTCGCGAAGCTGGCGCGGGAAGCGGTGTGGAGCGCCAAGGTGAACCTCGACGTCCTCTGCTATCTGGAGGACGACGGGGGCGCGGGCCACGCGGTCGCGGAGGCTCTCGTAACGCACCCGCTCGTGTGCGCGGTGGGGTTCACGGGGTCCATCCCCGGCGGGCTCGCGATCGAGAAGCTGGCCAGCGGGCGCGAAACGCCCATTCCTGTTTACGCAGAGATGAGCAGCGTCAACCCGGTCATCATCACGCGGGCCGCGCTCGAGCAGCGCGGGCCGGAGATCGCCCGCGAGCTCGCCGCCTCGATGCTCGCACGCTACGGGCAGCAGTGCACCTGCCCCGGCGTCTACCTGGTCGACGACGACGGTCCCGCAGGCAAGGCGTTCAAGCGCGAACTGGGCGCCCTCGTGCGGGCCGCGGCGCCGCGCACGATGCTCACCGGGCGAGTGCGGGAGGAGTTCGAGCGTCGGGTGCGTGAGGTGAGCGCCGTGCCGGGCGTATCGGTGCTGGCCGCCGCTCAGGGCGGCGCGGCCGACACCCAGCGGCCGACCGTCTTCATCGCTGACGCGGCCGCGCTGCGGAGCAACGACACGCTCATCCCCGAGCTCTTCGGCCCCGCGGGGGTTCTGACCACCGCCCATGTCCTGAGCGCCACCCCAATGGAAATTGTCGAGCACCTCCGCGGCCAGCTGACGGCGACCATTTATTGCGGTCCCAGCGACCAGGAGTTCCCGGAACTCGGCGAGTTGGTGAGTCAACTCACCGGCTGCGTCGGCCGCCTCATCTTCAACGGCCCGCCCACCGGGGTGCGCGTGTGCACCGCCATGGTGCACGCCGGGCCCTTCCCCGCGACCAACCGGCCGCACACGGCCGTCGGGCCCCTCGCGATCGAGCGGTGGTGCCGGCGGGTGTGCTACCAGAACGCGCCGGCGGAGTTCCTGCCGGACGAGCTCAAGGACAGCAACCCGCTGGGCATCGGGCGGTTCGAGGATGGGGTTTGGGTGGGAGGCCGCTCGACGGCTGCGGCCGGCAGCTAA
- a CDS encoding DNA translocase FtsK gives MASSNSRSARSAGGLTGNLARRSVLLLLLAVWAFVFASLIGFHPGDPPSHMSYPPNSPVVNWCGTFGATVAYTLFKMVGFGAWVLVVMLGIGLLSSAAGSLRHALVRFIGVVMVTASIASLQHLVFPGSGSMPDLAGGLVGTVTVGELSLRFGGFGAGIILICSTLIGGVVACDEWLLAAFGWMWEKTREHGVPAAQSVGAATGEVALAAGTVAVKATANVAKNAGESLYASIMARLTGKKKRKKVRANDVDDDQPNTAALAEGKKKLKVGRAKAEVDGEETEVTAEAVGVADPDQEQVGPPPEAEIEAKPAKGKKGKKQNTDDVEDQEDQEAVEVIDEDEDTDEIDEDAEVEASDEEEDDSDVPGAPQVFDQEALKEKIAKLPIVFGQQNKAVATEENLRDLQVVEEGENYRFPGLDLLEEPEENFSLKLEEYVRSQAEALEAALKQYKIDGEVVGIESGPVITMYEVRLAPGTKVAAVNAVSSDIARALKSVNIRIVSNMAGRDTVGVEVPNEVKEKVRLKELMSKSDRFSKMKLPMFLGKDASGEPLIEDLAKMPHMLIAGTTGSGKSVCMNTIIMGFLYTKKPSELKLVLVDPKMVEMSQFKDIPHLMCPVVTEMGKAAAILEWATTKMDERYELLADAGCRDIAAYNELPFEELCERLNAKTPEEQARVPRKLPYMVFVIDELADLMMTNKEVEGSIIRIAQKARAVGIHLILATQRPQANVVTGLIKSNMPARVAFKVASGMDSRIVLDQKGGELLLGMGDMLFLSPSTHKLMRSQGTLVDDREIRRVVKFMKEIATPSFERQLLQLRAPGSAAEASDEERVLQSQNNSSASLKAAQEDPMFNRAVEIVLETKRGSVSLLQRRLAIGYTRASRLIDLMGIAGIISDHKGSVARDVQITLEEWNEMKRLAAEQAKAQGIAYPTGDTPGGEQQALFGEGEAAPAAGAPATPASPAPLKPAAPGPVKDRAAKSLAVDHNANQAPPFEPTNAAVEDDEDLGETSWDAEEDEDAQPRRRSA, from the coding sequence ATGGCATCTTCCAATAGTCGTTCTGCGCGCTCCGCGGGTGGTCTCACGGGGAACCTGGCCCGCCGGTCGGTCCTGCTCCTGCTGCTGGCGGTGTGGGCGTTCGTGTTCGCGAGCCTGATCGGGTTCCACCCCGGCGACCCGCCCAGCCACATGAGCTACCCGCCCAACTCGCCGGTGGTGAACTGGTGCGGCACGTTCGGGGCGACGGTGGCGTACACGCTCTTCAAGATGGTGGGGTTCGGGGCGTGGGTGCTGGTGGTCATGCTCGGGATCGGGCTGCTGTCCTCGGCCGCGGGGTCCCTGCGGCACGCGCTGGTGCGGTTCATCGGCGTGGTCATGGTCACGGCGTCCATCGCCAGCCTGCAGCACCTGGTGTTCCCCGGCAGCGGGTCGATGCCCGACCTCGCGGGCGGGCTCGTGGGCACCGTGACAGTGGGGGAGCTGAGCCTTAGGTTCGGTGGCTTCGGGGCGGGGATCATCCTGATCTGCTCGACGCTGATCGGCGGCGTCGTCGCGTGCGACGAGTGGCTGCTGGCCGCGTTCGGCTGGATGTGGGAGAAGACCCGCGAGCACGGCGTGCCCGCGGCCCAGTCCGTGGGCGCCGCCACCGGTGAGGTCGCTTTGGCAGCCGGCACGGTCGCCGTGAAGGCCACCGCCAACGTCGCCAAGAACGCGGGCGAGAGCCTGTACGCGTCCATCATGGCTCGCCTCACCGGCAAGAAGAAGCGGAAGAAGGTCCGCGCCAACGACGTGGATGACGACCAGCCCAACACCGCGGCCCTCGCGGAGGGCAAGAAGAAACTGAAGGTCGGGCGCGCCAAGGCGGAGGTTGACGGCGAGGAGACCGAGGTCACCGCCGAGGCGGTCGGTGTTGCAGACCCCGACCAGGAGCAGGTCGGCCCACCGCCCGAGGCTGAGATCGAGGCCAAGCCCGCCAAGGGGAAGAAGGGCAAGAAGCAGAACACAGATGACGTAGAAGACCAAGAGGACCAAGAAGCCGTCGAAGTCATCGACGAGGACGAGGACACCGACGAGATCGACGAAGATGCCGAGGTCGAAGCCTCCGACGAGGAAGAAGACGACAGCGACGTGCCCGGTGCACCGCAGGTCTTCGACCAAGAGGCCCTGAAGGAGAAGATCGCCAAGCTCCCCATCGTCTTCGGCCAGCAGAACAAGGCCGTGGCCACCGAGGAGAACCTGCGCGACCTGCAGGTTGTGGAAGAGGGCGAGAACTACCGCTTCCCGGGGCTGGACCTTCTGGAAGAGCCCGAGGAGAACTTCAGCCTCAAGCTCGAGGAGTACGTCCGCTCGCAGGCCGAGGCCCTGGAGGCCGCGCTCAAGCAGTACAAGATCGACGGTGAGGTCGTGGGCATCGAGTCCGGCCCCGTGATCACCATGTACGAGGTGCGGCTGGCGCCGGGGACGAAGGTCGCGGCCGTCAACGCCGTGTCCAGCGACATCGCCCGCGCCCTCAAGTCGGTCAACATCCGCATCGTCAGCAACATGGCTGGGCGCGACACCGTCGGCGTCGAGGTGCCCAACGAGGTCAAGGAGAAGGTGCGGCTCAAGGAGCTCATGAGCAAGAGCGACCGCTTCAGCAAGATGAAGCTGCCCATGTTCCTGGGCAAGGACGCCAGCGGCGAGCCGCTCATCGAGGACCTCGCCAAGATGCCCCACATGCTCATTGCCGGCACCACCGGCTCGGGCAAGTCGGTGTGCATGAACACGATCATCATGGGCTTTCTCTACACCAAGAAGCCCAGCGAGCTCAAGCTCGTCCTTGTCGACCCCAAGATGGTGGAGATGTCCCAGTTCAAGGACATCCCGCACCTCATGTGCCCCGTCGTCACCGAGATGGGCAAGGCCGCGGCCATCCTCGAGTGGGCCACCACGAAGATGGACGAGCGGTACGAACTGCTCGCGGACGCGGGCTGCCGCGACATCGCGGCGTACAACGAGCTGCCCTTCGAGGAGCTGTGCGAGCGCCTCAACGCCAAGACCCCTGAGGAGCAGGCCCGCGTCCCCCGCAAGCTGCCCTACATGGTGTTCGTGATCGACGAGCTGGCCGACCTCATGATGACCAACAAGGAGGTCGAGGGCTCCATCATCCGCATCGCCCAGAAGGCCCGCGCCGTCGGCATCCACCTCATCCTCGCCACGCAGCGCCCGCAGGCCAACGTGGTCACCGGCCTCATCAAGTCCAACATGCCCGCCCGCGTCGCCTTCAAGGTCGCCTCCGGCATGGACTCGCGCATCGTGCTCGATCAGAAGGGCGGCGAGCTGCTGCTTGGCATGGGCGACATGCTCTTCCTCTCACCCAGCACCCACAAGCTCATGCGTTCGCAGGGCACACTGGTGGACGACCGCGAGATCCGGCGCGTCGTCAAGTTCATGAAGGAGATCGCGACGCCCAGCTTCGAGCGGCAGCTGCTCCAGCTCCGCGCTCCCGGCTCCGCCGCCGAGGCCAGCGACGAGGAGCGCGTGCTCCAGAGCCAGAACAACTCCAGCGCCAGCCTCAAGGCCGCGCAGGAAGATCCGATGTTCAACCGCGCGGTGGAGATCGTCCTCGAGACCAAGCGCGGCAGCGTCTCGCTGCTCCAGCGCCGCCTCGCGATCGGCTACACCCGCGCCTCCCGCCTCATCGACCTCATGGGCATCGCCGGCATCATCTCCGACCACAAGGGCTCGGTCGCCCGCGACGTGCAGATCACGCTGGAGGAGTGGAACGAGATGAAGCGCCTTGCGGCCGAGCAGGCCAAGGCCCAGGGCATTGCCTATCCGACGGGCGATACGCCGGGCGGCGAGCAGCAGGCGCTGTTCGGCGAGGGAGAAGCGGCACCCGCGGCGGGTGCGCCCGCGACACCGGCGAGCCCTGCACCCCTCAAGCCCGCCGCGCCCGGCCCTGTGAAGGACCGCGCCGCCAAGAGCCTGGCCGTCGATCACAACGCCAACCAGGCCCCACCCTTCGAGCCCACCAACGCCGCCGTCGAGGACGACGAGGACCTCGGCGAGACCAGCTGGGACGCTGAAGAGGACGAGGACGCTCAGCCGCGCCGGCGCAGCGCCTGA
- a CDS encoding pseudouridine synthase: MAEDGRKVRLQRVMADAGVAARRVCEELIEQGHVTVNGQVVRKLPVFVDPEQDEIMVEGRRLPKAQRRLYLMLNKPAGTIVSSADEPEMGRATVMDLIDHPSAPRLFPVGRLEYDTTGLLILTNDGDLANRLTHPRYRVPKTYQALVRGTVDEETKGAIQTKIRAVAERELGVKMQAPQIDIISRDEGRTLLELTMEEGPTRHLRDAFEFLGMPIKKLTRTAVGGLQLKGLAVGRWRELTREEISRLRKAGPGSARRGHTDQPVGTLPRRNRRPRPTNAPGGERKPRDAGGNMDREQMPRVRGTRKPQDARETRGGNATRGSRPSRDSRDTRNTRSSGNPRGRSGPPQGGPRKPGGRRPGPPRGGRR; the protein is encoded by the coding sequence ATGGCAGAGGACGGCCGAAAAGTACGGTTGCAGCGGGTGATGGCGGACGCGGGGGTGGCCGCGCGTCGGGTGTGCGAGGAGCTCATCGAGCAGGGGCACGTGACCGTCAACGGGCAGGTGGTGCGCAAGCTGCCGGTGTTCGTAGACCCCGAGCAGGACGAGATCATGGTGGAGGGGCGGCGCCTGCCCAAGGCCCAGCGCCGGCTCTACCTGATGCTCAACAAGCCCGCGGGCACGATCGTGTCCAGCGCCGACGAGCCGGAGATGGGACGGGCGACGGTCATGGACCTCATCGACCACCCCTCGGCACCGCGCCTGTTCCCGGTGGGGCGGCTGGAGTACGACACGACGGGGCTGCTGATCCTCACCAACGACGGCGACCTCGCCAACCGCCTGACCCACCCGCGGTACCGCGTGCCCAAGACCTACCAGGCCTTGGTGCGGGGGACCGTGGACGAGGAGACCAAGGGCGCGATCCAGACCAAGATCCGCGCGGTGGCCGAGCGGGAGCTGGGGGTCAAGATGCAGGCCCCGCAGATCGACATCATCTCGCGGGATGAGGGGCGCACGCTGCTGGAGCTGACGATGGAGGAGGGGCCGACCCGCCACCTCCGCGACGCCTTCGAGTTCCTGGGCATGCCGATCAAGAAGCTCACCCGCACGGCGGTGGGGGGGTTGCAGCTCAAGGGGCTGGCGGTGGGCCGCTGGCGGGAGCTGACGCGCGAGGAGATTTCACGCCTGCGCAAGGCGGGGCCCGGTTCCGCGCGCCGTGGGCACACCGATCAGCCGGTGGGGACGCTGCCGCGGCGCAATCGCAGGCCGCGGCCTACGAATGCACCCGGCGGGGAGCGCAAGCCGCGGGACGCAGGTGGCAACATGGATCGGGAGCAGATGCCCCGTGTGCGCGGAACTCGCAAGCCGCAGGATGCCCGCGAGACTCGCGGCGGGAACGCAACCCGCGGCTCGCGTCCGTCCCGCGACTCCCGCGACACTCGCAACACCCGTAGCAGCGGGAACCCCCGCGGCCGCAGCGGCCCGCCCCAGGGCGGCCCCCGCAAGCCCGGCGGCCGCCGCCCCGGTCCGCCCCGCGGAGGCCGCCGCTGA
- a CDS encoding YihY/virulence factor BrkB family protein, whose translation MPSIGPKPGGRRPPPEPSAFSKGLGFLDRLAQRLTERGERARRLFHMGHLLVVNIRRTQLTRMAAALSYRTIFGLIPVLVVGLLLLAIFASRDQLKDTMTNLLHFTGFDRVVVTAPEPGPPPDPDMVGPSPTEAQRAAAELRLDTWIADRYESIRSLPSGAIGIIGFVTLLYAAISMLIEIEKAFNQIYNAPEGRSWIRRVTQYWTLLTLGMGLLALSFVVQQKLLALAAIDSGVPGLTADDIKRAVGFVLTVLISTTALFIIYMIVPNTRVHPLPAFVGAATAAVLWESGKWAFTAYLSFSTGYAKIYGVIAILPLFFLWIYITWLIVLLGLQLASALQTQRLTNAEGFKFSLLATFGLVDEDAVAHRVKIVDPAAVLVVVTAVAERFATGKTSDHAAIAEKTGIDEQAVAEMLDRLAGAGLLVRVADTEREGSYTLARPPEALPAATVLAVARELVSVRTSHTPLLDTLEECRISAMQGKSVADLMQKPTPDQMTPITKAIGV comes from the coding sequence ATGCCCAGCATCGGCCCAAAGCCCGGCGGCCGCCGCCCGCCACCTGAGCCCTCGGCCTTCTCCAAGGGCCTGGGCTTCCTTGACCGGCTGGCCCAGCGCCTCACCGAGCGCGGCGAGCGGGCCCGCCGTCTCTTTCACATGGGCCACCTGCTGGTGGTCAACATCCGCCGCACGCAGCTGACGCGCATGGCCGCGGCGTTGTCGTACCGCACCATCTTCGGGCTTATCCCGGTGCTGGTGGTGGGGCTGCTGCTGCTGGCCATCTTCGCCAGCCGCGATCAGCTGAAGGACACCATGACCAACCTGCTGCACTTCACCGGCTTTGACCGGGTCGTTGTGACAGCTCCTGAGCCCGGCCCACCGCCCGACCCCGACATGGTCGGCCCCTCACCCACCGAGGCCCAGCGTGCCGCGGCCGAGCTGCGGCTCGACACCTGGATCGCGGATCGCTACGAGAGCATCCGCTCGCTGCCCTCGGGCGCGATCGGGATCATCGGCTTCGTCACGCTGCTGTACGCGGCCATCTCGATGCTCATCGAGATTGAGAAGGCGTTCAACCAGATCTACAACGCCCCCGAGGGCCGATCGTGGATTCGACGCGTCACCCAGTACTGGACGCTACTCACCCTCGGCATGGGCCTGCTCGCGCTGTCGTTCGTCGTCCAGCAGAAGCTGCTGGCACTGGCGGCAATCGACTCCGGTGTGCCCGGCCTGACCGCCGACGACATCAAGCGCGCCGTGGGCTTTGTGCTCACGGTGCTGATCAGCACGACCGCGCTCTTCATCATCTACATGATCGTGCCCAACACCCGCGTGCACCCGCTGCCCGCTTTCGTGGGCGCGGCCACCGCCGCGGTGCTGTGGGAGAGCGGCAAGTGGGCCTTCACCGCCTACCTCAGCTTCTCCACGGGCTACGCCAAGATTTACGGCGTCATCGCCATCCTGCCGCTGTTCTTCCTGTGGATCTACATCACATGGCTCATCGTGCTGCTGGGGTTGCAGCTCGCCTCAGCACTCCAGACCCAGCGGCTGACCAACGCCGAGGGGTTTAAGTTCTCGCTGCTGGCCACCTTCGGCCTGGTGGATGAGGATGCCGTCGCGCACCGCGTGAAGATCGTCGACCCCGCGGCGGTGCTGGTCGTCGTCACTGCCGTCGCCGAGCGCTTCGCCACGGGCAAGACCAGCGACCACGCCGCCATCGCTGAGAAGACCGGCATCGACGAGCAGGCCGTGGCCGAGATGCTCGACCGCCTCGCCGGCGCCGGGCTGCTGGTCCGCGTGGCAGACACGGAGCGCGAGGGCAGCTACACGCTCGCTCGCCCGCCAGAGGCCCTTCCGGCGGCAACCGTGCTCGCGGTCGCCCGCGAGCTCGTCTCCGTGCGCACGAGCCACACGCCGCTGCTCGACACGCTCGAGGAATGCCGCATCTCCGCCATGCAGGGCAAGTCCGTGGCGGACCTCATGCAGAAGCCCACGCCCGACCAGATGACGCCGATCACCAAGGCCATCGGAGTGTGA